From the genome of Neomonachus schauinslandi chromosome 5, ASM220157v2, whole genome shotgun sequence, one region includes:
- the PLK1 gene encoding serine/threonine-protein kinase PLK1, translating to MSAAATAGKLARAPADPGKAGCPGVAAPGAPAAAPPAKEIPEVLVDPRSRRRYLRGRFLGKGGFAKCFEISDADTKEVFAGKIVPKSLLLKPHQKEKMSMEISIHRSLAHQHIVGFHGFFEDSDFVFVVLELCRRRSLLELHKRRKALTEPEARYYLRQIVLGCQYLHRNRVIHRDLKLGNLFLNEDLEVKIGDFGLATKVEYDGERKKTLCGTPNYIAPEVLSKKGHSFEVDVWSIGCIMYTLLVGKPPFETSCLKETYLRIKKNDYSIPKHINPVAASLIQKMLQTDPTARPTIHELLNDEFFTSGYIPARLPITCLTIAPRFSITPSSLDPSSRKPLTVLNKGKTVDPRESLGFRCVGGWPPEPRRAAGPAHP from the exons ATGAGTGCGGCGGCAACTGCAGGGAAGCTGGCGCGGGCACCAGCCGACCCAGGGAAAGCCGGGTGCCCCGGAGTTGCAGCTCCCGGGGCCCCGGCAGCCGCTCCGCCGGCGAAAGAGATCCCGGAGGTCCTAGTGGACCCGCGCAGCCGGCGACGCTACCTGCGGGGACGCTTTCTGGGGAAGGGCGGCTTTGCTAAGTGCTTCGAGATCTCGGACGCTGACACTAAGGAGGTGTTCGCTGGCAAGATCGTGCCTAAATCGCTGCTGCTCAAGCCGCACCAGAAGGAGAAGATGTCCATGGAGATATCCATTCACCGCAGCCTCGCCCACCAGCACATCGTAGGCTTCCACGGCTTTTTCGAGGACAGCGACTTCGTATTCGTGGTGTTGGAGCTCTGCCGCCGGAGG tCTCTCCTGGAGCTGCACAAGCGGAGGAAAGCACTGACCGAGCCGGAAGCCCGCTACTACCTTCGGCAAATTGTCCTTGGCTGCCAGTACCTGCACCGAAACCGGGTTATTCACCGGGACCTCAAGCTGGGCAACCTTTTCCTGAATGAGGATCTGGAGGTGAAAATAG gGGATTTTGGACTGGCAACCAAAGTGGAATATGATGGGGAACGCAAGAAGACCCTGTGTGGGACTCCTAATTACATAGCTCCTGAGGTGCTGAGCAAGAAAGGGCACAGTTTCGAGGTGGACGTGTGGTCCATTGGGTGTATCAT GTATACATTGTTAGTGGGCAAACCACCTTTTGAGACCTCTTGCCTCAAAGAGACCTACCTCCGGATCAAGAAGAACGACTACAGTATTCCCAAG cACATCAACCCTGTGGCCGCCTCCCTCATCCAGAAGATGCTTCAGACAGATCCTACTGCCCGTCCCACTATTCATGAGCTGCTCAATGACGAGTTCTTTACCTCCGGCTACATCCCCGCCCGGCTCCCCATCACCTGTCTCACCATTGCACCCCGATTTTCCATCACTCCCAGCAGTCTGGACCCCAGCAGCCGGAAGCCTCTCACAGTCCTCAATAAAGGTAAAACAGTAGACCCCAGAGAGAGCCTAGGCTTCAGATGTGTGGGTGGGTGGCCCCCAGAGCCCAGGCGTGCAGCAGGACCTGCCCATCCTTGA